From Gimesia panareensis, the proteins below share one genomic window:
- a CDS encoding DinB family protein, whose amino-acid sequence MTTELKINPLPAATLEIGRWLWALAEVRQRTLRLVSDIDQRLLDWRGSDGAENSIGSLLYHIALVEMSWLYLDLLQQEFPPDVNDLFPFPMADEAGKVSHVPGVTLQEHLHRLNTTREIALSKFQQMDLIEWHRLRPPVNDQPYETTPAWAVFHLIEHEAGHAFQISSLKARWQRLES is encoded by the coding sequence ATGACCACCGAATTAAAAATCAACCCGCTCCCCGCCGCAACCCTCGAAATCGGCCGTTGGCTCTGGGCACTCGCCGAAGTCCGCCAGCGTACACTCCGCCTGGTCAGTGACATTGATCAAAGACTGCTCGACTGGCGCGGCTCCGACGGTGCTGAGAATTCCATCGGCTCCCTGCTGTACCACATCGCCCTGGTCGAAATGTCCTGGCTCTACCTCGATCTCCTGCAGCAGGAATTCCCGCCCGACGTCAATGATCTGTTCCCCTTTCCGATGGCGGACGAAGCTGGCAAAGTCAGTCACGTTCCCGGCGTCACTCTGCAAGAACATCTGCACCGGCTCAATACCACCCGCGAAATCGCTCTTTCTAAATTCCAGCAAATGGACCTCATTGAATGGCACCGGCTCAGACCTCCCGTCAACGACCAGCCCTACGAAACCACACCCGCATGGGCCGTCTTCCACCTCATCGAACACGAAGCCGGCCACGCCTTCCAGATCTCCTCCCTCAAAGCCCGCTGGCAGCGGCTGGAGTCATAA
- a CDS encoding leucine-rich repeat domain-containing protein → MGRLFQFKFKPARITGGNYVRLSCTLLLLLVAFYFINGWYQKKIEDDLIRRLRSLPEASLTYHKEPLIPVPVKLPFNLPDWFYSVEVKEVKITFEYKSTSVDTLLGIEYLTGLSRLNLSRSRFTGDQLVYLSNVTDLDELSFYDTNVEDDELAYLKNIRNLRILNLHDNLITDKGLVHLKGLKNLESLDLSETEITDTGLIHLSELKKLRNLSLAKTAITGKGLVHLKGLKNLTILSLNDTSVTDAGLSNLNGLSKLQGLYLDGTNVTENEQHIWRIALELRAKKNEGKERLVKPRFSSALSELSHTH, encoded by the coding sequence ATGGGCAGGTTATTTCAATTCAAGTTCAAGCCAGCCAGAATTACTGGTGGGAATTATGTCCGTTTGAGTTGTACGCTCTTATTACTGCTGGTGGCTTTCTACTTTATCAATGGTTGGTATCAAAAGAAAATAGAGGACGATCTCATACGACGTTTGAGATCTTTGCCCGAGGCAAGCCTGACTTATCATAAAGAACCACTCATTCCGGTTCCTGTTAAACTACCATTCAATCTACCGGACTGGTTTTATTCTGTAGAAGTCAAAGAGGTTAAAATCACTTTTGAATATAAATCAACGTCTGTTGATACACTGCTGGGCATTGAGTATTTAACCGGTCTGTCACGTCTGAATCTGTCTCGCAGCCGCTTCACTGGAGATCAACTCGTCTATCTATCTAATGTGACTGATCTGGATGAGTTATCTTTTTATGATACGAACGTGGAAGATGACGAGTTGGCGTATCTGAAAAATATCAGGAATCTTCGGATCCTGAATCTGCATGATAATCTGATTACAGATAAAGGACTGGTTCACTTAAAAGGGTTGAAGAATCTGGAGTCTCTGGATCTCAGCGAAACGGAAATTACTGATACAGGTCTCATCCATCTGTCGGAACTCAAAAAATTACGTAATCTCTCTCTTGCTAAAACTGCGATTACCGGCAAGGGGCTCGTACATTTAAAGGGCTTGAAAAACCTAACCATCCTCAGTCTGAATGATACCAGCGTAACAGATGCCGGCCTTTCTAATCTGAATGGGCTCAGTAAATTGCAGGGACTGTATCTCGATGGCACGAATGTTACGGAAAACGAGCAACACATCTGGCGAATCGCATTAGAACTGAGAGCAAAGAAAAATGAGGGAAAAGAGAGACTGGTAAAACCTCGATTTTCTTCGGCTTTGTCAGAGCTTTCACATACACATTGA
- the rph gene encoding ribonuclease PH, with protein sequence MRHDSRQPDQLRPIKVERRYTKATPGSILISAGDTVVLCTASLDNSVPPWKKNDEVPSGWVTAEYNMLPGSTSPRKQRRADGRSSEIQRLIGRSLRAVVDFAALGPRTITVDCDVLQADGGTRTLSITGGFLALLDTVLAIPETCELAEGEVFDPQKVFTNSVAAVSVGVVEGEPVLDLDYVEDSTAGVDMNVVMTGGGDFVEVQGTAEGLVFNRGMLDAQLELATLGIEQLTAIQRECIGGDWPL encoded by the coding sequence ATGCGCCACGATTCTCGCCAGCCCGATCAACTCCGTCCCATCAAAGTCGAACGCCGGTATACGAAAGCAACCCCCGGTAGTATTCTGATCTCGGCGGGAGACACTGTTGTGCTCTGCACGGCGAGCCTGGATAACAGCGTGCCTCCGTGGAAGAAGAACGACGAGGTTCCCAGTGGCTGGGTGACTGCGGAATACAACATGCTGCCCGGCAGTACGTCACCTCGCAAACAGCGGCGGGCGGACGGACGCTCGAGCGAGATTCAGCGACTGATCGGCCGGAGCCTGCGGGCCGTGGTCGACTTCGCCGCCCTGGGACCACGGACGATTACCGTGGACTGCGATGTACTGCAGGCGGACGGGGGAACGCGAACGCTGAGTATCACGGGCGGTTTCCTGGCGCTGCTGGATACGGTGCTGGCGATTCCCGAAACGTGCGAACTGGCCGAGGGGGAAGTCTTTGATCCGCAGAAGGTATTCACCAACAGCGTGGCCGCGGTAAGCGTGGGCGTGGTGGAGGGCGAGCCGGTGCTCGACCTGGATTACGTGGAAGACAGCACCGCGGGCGTGGATATGAACGTGGTGATGACGGGCGGCGGCGACTTCGTGGAAGTTCAGGGAACGGCGGAAGGGCTGGTGTTTAATCGGGGCATGCTGGACGCGCAGTTGGAGCTCGCGACGTTGGGCATTGAGCAACTGACGGCGATTCAACGGGAGTGCATTGGAGGGGACTGGCCTTTGTAG
- a CDS encoding sodium/glutamate symporter produces the protein MFADFAIISILLVIAHLLRSRIRLLQHLLIPAPILAGFLGLIGGPQLLDWLPFSLTADGKTSIAGYPSELIAILFATLFLGHQPHRPTLRTMLRDVGDTWFYNFAAYIGQFGVALLFGLYVLPLLFPDLNPGFALMMPAGFAGGHGTATAVSESLQAGGFDDALSLGFTFATIGLLTGIFGGLTLINIATRRGWTHLVSSAQELPESTRSGFLAPEEQTSMGTSTVSAMSLDPLTWHFAIVMAAFGGAHGIDYLFRHVLESKVILPLFAVALLVSAVLQLVLELCHLGKYVDRQVMARIGSSVSDYLIAFAVASIKISVVVEYMGPLIIMSLLGFLYAVVMLWFLGRHLFHNFWFERSIFAYGWMTGVVGIGVLLLRIVDPQLKSKTLQDYGLAFVGISPLEILLIVVVPPLVARQIILAPAITIVVIATACFILSAYLIGWCRTPPSQLRPGEQEIIDDLK, from the coding sequence ATGTTCGCCGACTTCGCCATCATCTCGATCCTGCTGGTCATCGCGCATCTCTTACGTTCCCGGATCAGGCTGCTACAACACCTGCTGATCCCCGCACCGATCCTGGCCGGCTTCCTCGGACTGATTGGCGGTCCGCAACTGCTGGACTGGCTCCCTTTCAGCCTGACCGCGGACGGCAAAACCTCCATCGCAGGATATCCGTCCGAACTGATCGCCATTCTGTTCGCAACCCTGTTCCTCGGACATCAGCCTCACCGTCCCACGCTGCGAACCATGCTTCGCGACGTCGGCGATACCTGGTTCTATAACTTCGCGGCCTACATCGGTCAGTTCGGCGTCGCCCTCCTGTTCGGTCTGTATGTCCTCCCCCTGCTGTTTCCCGATCTCAATCCCGGCTTTGCCCTGATGATGCCCGCCGGTTTTGCAGGGGGACATGGCACCGCAACCGCCGTCAGCGAATCACTGCAGGCGGGCGGCTTTGACGATGCGCTCAGCCTGGGCTTCACCTTCGCCACCATCGGTCTGCTCACCGGCATTTTCGGCGGACTGACTTTGATTAACATCGCCACCCGCCGTGGCTGGACACACCTGGTCTCTTCCGCTCAGGAACTGCCCGAGAGCACCCGCTCTGGTTTTCTCGCTCCCGAAGAACAGACCTCAATGGGCACCAGCACCGTCAGTGCCATGTCTCTCGATCCACTCACCTGGCACTTCGCCATCGTGATGGCCGCGTTCGGCGGTGCACATGGTATCGACTACCTGTTTCGTCACGTACTCGAATCCAAAGTCATTCTCCCCCTGTTCGCAGTCGCCCTGCTGGTCAGTGCCGTATTGCAGCTGGTTCTCGAACTCTGTCACCTCGGCAAATATGTCGATCGCCAGGTCATGGCCCGCATCGGTTCTTCGGTCTCTGATTACCTGATTGCTTTCGCGGTCGCCTCGATCAAAATCAGCGTCGTCGTCGAATACATGGGACCGCTGATTATCATGTCGCTGCTCGGTTTCCTCTATGCGGTGGTCATGCTCTGGTTCCTGGGCCGTCACCTGTTTCACAATTTCTGGTTCGAACGCAGCATCTTCGCCTACGGCTGGATGACCGGCGTCGTGGGCATCGGCGTGCTGTTGCTTCGCATCGTCGACCCGCAACTGAAATCCAAAACCCTGCAGGATTACGGCCTCGCCTTTGTCGGCATCTCGCCACTGGAAATTCTGCTGATCGTCGTTGTTCCCCCGCTCGTCGCCCGGCAGATCATTCTCGCTCCCGCAATCACCATCGTCGTGATCGCAACCGCCTGTTTCATTCTCTCTGCTTACCTTATTGGCTGGTGCCGCACACCTCCCAGCCAGCTCCGTCCCGGCGAACAGGAAATCATCGACGACCTGAAGTAG
- a CDS encoding 7-carboxy-7-deazaguanine synthase QueE, translating to MLISEIFHSPQGEGKWIGVPSIFIRTSGCNLRCWFCDTPYTSWNPEGEKMSVDQILEHITQYDCEHVVVTGGEPMLSHEIESLTQRLHADGKIITIETAGTILSDVHADLMSISPKLSNSTPVDNPEWAHRHDARRDQPTVIHELIKRHPYQIKFVVDHREDLSEIEDYLQRYPEINRENVYLMPQGTTAEMLAERMSWIEEIAKQLSCQVTRRMHIELWGNVRGK from the coding sequence TTGCTGATCTCGGAAATTTTTCACTCACCCCAGGGCGAAGGGAAATGGATCGGGGTTCCCTCGATTTTCATTCGGACCAGTGGCTGTAATCTCCGCTGCTGGTTCTGCGATACCCCGTACACATCCTGGAATCCCGAGGGCGAAAAAATGTCCGTCGATCAGATCCTGGAACACATAACCCAGTACGACTGTGAACACGTCGTCGTTACCGGCGGCGAACCGATGTTGAGCCACGAAATCGAATCGCTCACCCAGCGTCTCCACGCGGACGGCAAGATCATCACCATCGAAACCGCAGGCACCATCCTCAGCGATGTCCACGCCGACCTGATGTCGATCAGCCCCAAGCTCTCGAACTCAACGCCCGTGGACAACCCCGAATGGGCACACCGTCACGACGCCCGCCGCGATCAGCCCACCGTCATCCACGAACTGATCAAACGCCATCCCTACCAGATCAAGTTCGTCGTCGATCACCGCGAAGACCTCAGCGAGATCGAGGATTATCTACAACGGTACCCGGAAATCAACCGCGAAAATGTTTACCTGATGCCCCAGGGCACCACTGCCGAGATGCTCGCCGAACGCATGTCCTGGATCGAAGAAATCGCGAAACAGCTCAGCTGCCAGGTCACCCGCCGGATGCACATCGAACTCTGGGGCAACGTCCGCGGAAAATAG
- a CDS encoding IS4 family transposase — translation MCAKRTIPADPQLDQEFDKAFEQIQELVDLSQADALFPTHPNAVYTTSVVLWMLVYQRMNPDASLEAAVKKLLDSKPELLPDNKRVSEGTLSLNTGAYSRARTRLPCSVAEWFARQVSQSMIEASPASFQDRRVFMIDGTTITLAPEAELQKVYPPASNQYGEGVWPVALLVVAHELSSGAALVPEVGAMYGPEAVSETALIDNCLTQMPPDSIVMADAGYGIFSVAHKVQQADLSFLFRLSKQRFDRLRKTATLVDEGANWKTWSCQWQPSPSERKKHPDLPADAVLSVQLHEFETEEGKPIYLVTSLDESVEMLSDLYARRTDVETDIRNIKVVLDTENIRARSVEMFHKELLTSMVSYNLVVQFRRQAAELVKVPPRRMSFKRTWTTYRQFLLSSMYTTAADWRERYRFALGIAMQDKLPNRPGRKYPREAYRRRTKSTHFKKREKGSDASEK, via the coding sequence ATGTGTGCAAAACGAACGATCCCCGCTGATCCCCAACTCGATCAGGAATTCGACAAAGCCTTCGAACAGATTCAGGAACTGGTCGACCTGAGCCAGGCCGACGCGTTATTTCCTACACATCCGAACGCCGTTTATACGACCAGTGTCGTCCTCTGGATGCTCGTGTATCAGCGGATGAATCCCGATGCCTCTCTGGAAGCGGCTGTCAAAAAACTACTGGATTCCAAACCAGAGCTGCTGCCCGATAATAAACGCGTCTCAGAAGGGACGCTCTCGCTTAATACAGGCGCCTACAGCCGGGCCAGAACGCGTCTGCCGTGCAGTGTTGCCGAATGGTTTGCCAGGCAGGTCAGTCAGTCCATGATTGAAGCGTCGCCGGCGTCGTTCCAAGACCGTCGCGTGTTCATGATCGACGGCACCACGATCACGCTTGCTCCAGAAGCAGAACTGCAGAAGGTTTATCCTCCCGCTTCGAATCAATACGGTGAAGGGGTCTGGCCTGTGGCTTTACTGGTGGTCGCGCATGAACTCTCCAGCGGCGCTGCCCTGGTTCCGGAAGTGGGCGCCATGTACGGTCCCGAGGCCGTGTCTGAAACAGCGCTGATCGACAACTGCCTGACGCAAATGCCCCCTGACAGTATTGTCATGGCAGATGCCGGCTATGGTATTTTCTCCGTGGCCCACAAGGTTCAGCAGGCGGACCTGTCATTCCTGTTCCGACTGTCTAAGCAGCGGTTCGATCGACTGCGCAAGACTGCAACTCTGGTTGATGAAGGCGCGAACTGGAAGACCTGGTCCTGTCAATGGCAGCCCAGTCCCAGTGAGCGCAAGAAACATCCCGATTTGCCTGCCGACGCGGTGCTGTCGGTGCAACTGCATGAATTCGAAACGGAGGAAGGGAAGCCGATATACCTGGTAACCAGTCTGGATGAATCAGTCGAGATGTTGTCCGACCTGTATGCGCGGCGGACCGATGTCGAGACCGATATTCGCAATATCAAAGTGGTCCTGGACACCGAAAACATTCGTGCGCGGAGCGTGGAGATGTTCCACAAGGAACTGCTGACTTCGATGGTATCCTATAATCTGGTGGTTCAATTCCGGCGTCAGGCGGCAGAGCTGGTGAAGGTGCCTCCCCGTCGCATGAGCTTCAAACGAACCTGGACCACGTACCGGCAGTTTCTGCTGTCGTCCATGTATACCACGGCCGCCGACTGGAGAGAACGCTATCGTTTCGCGCTGGGGATCGCCATGCAGGATAAGCTTCCCAATCGACCGGGACGTAAATATCCAAGGGAAGCGTATCGACGCCGAACTAAGTCAACTCACTTCAAAAAACGAGAGAAAGGATCAGATGCGTCAGAAAAATGA
- a CDS encoding zinc-binding alcohol dehydrogenase family protein: MKAVGLTRYLPIDDPESLMDVELDKPEPGRRDLLVSVKAIAVNPVDTKVRAPKETVEPSPKVLGWDAAGVVTAVGPDVELFQPGDEVFYAGDITRPGCNAEYQLIDERIVGTKPKTLDFSQAAAIPLTAITAYESFFDRLGIDVEGGNAGETLLITGGAGGVGSIGIQLAKLAGLTVITTASRAESIDWVRQLGADHVINHFEPLRPQVETLGLTQIEHIALFNNTDQHWEQAVDLLRPQGKIVLLVDNKQPMDQSLLKRKSAGVIWEFMYTRSMFNTPDMIEQHHLLNRVSVWLDAGKLKCTANEVRSPINAENLRWAHKTLEAGHTIGKIVLTGWE, from the coding sequence ATGAAAGCCGTTGGTCTGACCCGTTATCTGCCCATTGATGATCCGGAATCGCTGATGGATGTCGAGTTGGACAAGCCGGAGCCGGGCCGGCGGGATCTGCTGGTGTCGGTCAAAGCGATCGCCGTTAATCCGGTCGATACCAAGGTGCGTGCTCCCAAAGAGACGGTAGAGCCATCTCCCAAAGTGCTGGGCTGGGATGCGGCGGGAGTTGTCACTGCAGTGGGGCCGGATGTTGAACTGTTTCAGCCGGGCGATGAGGTGTTTTATGCAGGCGACATTACGCGGCCCGGATGTAACGCCGAGTACCAGTTGATTGATGAGCGGATTGTGGGTACGAAGCCGAAGACGCTGGATTTCTCTCAGGCGGCGGCCATTCCGCTGACGGCGATTACCGCGTATGAATCGTTCTTCGATCGGTTGGGAATTGATGTGGAGGGCGGAAATGCAGGCGAGACGTTATTGATTACCGGCGGTGCCGGGGGCGTCGGTTCGATTGGGATTCAGCTGGCAAAGCTGGCGGGACTGACAGTCATTACCACAGCTTCGCGAGCAGAATCGATTGACTGGGTCAGGCAGTTGGGAGCCGATCATGTGATCAATCACTTCGAGCCGCTGCGTCCGCAGGTGGAGACGCTGGGCTTGACGCAGATTGAGCATATCGCGCTGTTCAACAATACGGATCAGCACTGGGAACAGGCCGTCGATCTGTTGCGTCCGCAGGGCAAGATTGTGCTGCTGGTGGATAATAAACAGCCCATGGATCAGTCGCTGCTGAAACGCAAGTCGGCGGGAGTGATCTGGGAGTTCATGTATACGCGTTCGATGTTCAACACGCCGGACATGATCGAGCAGCATCACCTGTTGAACCGGGTGTCAGTGTGGCTGGATGCGGGGAAACTGAAATGTACGGCGAATGAGGTCCGCTCGCCGATCAATGCGGAAAATCTGCGGTGGGCTCATAAAACACTGGAAGCAGGGCATACGATTGGGAAGATCGTGTTGACTGGGTGGGAGTGA
- a CDS encoding ATP-grasp domain-containing protein produces MRAYVQQGQKGDPNYLNLERIAYTFWERGYEVTRFDAPTLFDGALDRGLLSFPDETIVAGGVGTVRSAIKRAQRPLPDLQDLPDCLKEWIGRDFWISTLEEVRQPLEKGEETRALHVKPLWEHKRFTGTVFKEFKDLIPSAAVDGETEVLVQEVVEFVSEWRAYIFRGAVKVVAHYQGDPLAFPDRRRLQAALDAFENCPVACSMDWGITSTGETLLVEVNDCYALGNYGADMYLYTAMIEARWREIMGLEDNGIGINL; encoded by the coding sequence ATGCGGGCGTATGTGCAACAGGGACAGAAGGGGGATCCGAATTATCTGAACCTGGAACGGATAGCGTATACGTTCTGGGAACGGGGCTATGAGGTTACCCGGTTTGATGCACCGACGTTGTTTGACGGAGCCCTGGATCGGGGGCTGTTGTCTTTTCCCGATGAAACCATCGTCGCAGGCGGCGTGGGGACGGTGCGTTCAGCGATCAAACGGGCTCAACGTCCGTTACCGGACCTGCAGGATCTGCCGGACTGTCTGAAAGAGTGGATCGGTCGCGACTTCTGGATTTCGACACTGGAGGAAGTGCGCCAGCCACTCGAGAAGGGAGAGGAAACCCGCGCGCTGCATGTGAAACCGTTGTGGGAACACAAACGATTTACGGGGACGGTTTTTAAAGAGTTCAAAGACCTGATACCTTCCGCAGCGGTCGACGGTGAAACCGAGGTTCTGGTGCAGGAAGTCGTGGAATTCGTTTCGGAATGGCGGGCGTATATCTTTCGCGGTGCAGTGAAAGTTGTGGCTCATTATCAGGGAGACCCCCTGGCGTTCCCCGATCGGAGGCGGCTGCAGGCGGCTCTGGACGCTTTCGAAAACTGCCCTGTTGCCTGCAGTATGGACTGGGGAATCACTTCAACGGGCGAGACGCTGCTGGTGGAAGTGAATGACTGTTATGCACTGGGCAACTACGGAGCCGACATGTATCTTTACACGGCGATGATCGAAGCCCGCTGGCGGGAAATCATGGGTCTGGAAGATAACGGGATCGGGATCAATCTCTGA
- the purE gene encoding 5-(carboxyamino)imidazole ribonucleotide mutase, whose protein sequence is MSEQSPPLVGVIMGSQSDWDTMKEGAALLEQFGVAHECRVVSAHRTPDWMNEYAKTAEERGIEVIIAGAGGAAHLPGMVAAQTVLPVLGVPVKSRALQGLDSLLSIVQMPGGVPVGTLAIGESGAKNAALLAIRILGNSRPELREKMKEFCQNQTDSVLENSEL, encoded by the coding sequence ATGTCAGAACAGAGTCCCCCGCTGGTGGGCGTGATCATGGGCAGTCAATCCGACTGGGATACGATGAAGGAAGGGGCCGCGCTGCTGGAGCAGTTCGGCGTGGCGCATGAGTGCCGCGTGGTCTCGGCTCATCGGACCCCTGACTGGATGAACGAATACGCCAAGACCGCGGAGGAGCGGGGGATCGAAGTGATCATCGCGGGTGCCGGGGGTGCAGCGCATCTGCCGGGGATGGTTGCGGCGCAGACCGTCCTGCCCGTACTGGGCGTGCCGGTGAAGAGCCGGGCCCTGCAGGGTCTGGATTCGCTGCTGTCGATTGTCCAGATGCCGGGAGGCGTGCCGGTGGGGACGCTGGCAATTGGAGAATCGGGGGCGAAGAACGCGGCGCTTTTGGCGATACGGATCCTGGGTAACTCGCGGCCTGAACTGCGGGAGAAGATGAAGGAATTCTGTCAGAATCAGACCGACAGCGTACTGGAAAATTCAGAACTATGA
- a CDS encoding sugar phosphate isomerase/epimerase family protein: protein MARPVTLFTGQWADLPLEEMCKKAQDFGYDGLELACWGDHFEVDKALSDDTYCNRKRELLEKYDLQLFSISNHLVGQAVLDNIDQRHQAILPEYVWGDGDPAGVNERAIEEMKNTARAAQKLGVSVVNGFTGSSIWHLLYDFPPTPREMIDAGYQLLADRWNPILDVFQECGIKFALEVHPTEIAFDIYSAEAALKALDNREEFGFNFDPSHLIWQGVDPVEFIRYFPDRIYHAHMKDASVTLNGRTGILTSHLPFGDQRRGWDFRSVGRGGVRFEEIIRALNDIGYAGPLSIEWEDMGMNREMGAREACQFTKNVDFAPSDIAFDGAFGD, encoded by the coding sequence ATGGCTCGCCCTGTAACATTATTCACCGGACAATGGGCTGACCTCCCCCTGGAAGAGATGTGTAAAAAAGCCCAGGATTTCGGCTATGACGGCCTGGAACTGGCCTGCTGGGGAGACCATTTCGAAGTCGACAAAGCACTCTCCGACGATACCTACTGCAACCGCAAACGGGAACTGCTCGAAAAATACGACCTGCAGCTCTTCTCGATCTCCAACCACCTCGTCGGACAGGCCGTCCTCGATAATATCGATCAGCGGCACCAGGCTATCCTCCCCGAATACGTCTGGGGTGACGGCGATCCCGCCGGCGTCAACGAACGGGCCATCGAGGAAATGAAGAACACCGCCCGCGCCGCACAGAAGCTCGGCGTCAGCGTAGTCAACGGCTTCACCGGTTCCAGCATCTGGCACCTGCTCTACGACTTCCCGCCCACACCACGGGAAATGATCGACGCCGGTTACCAGCTCCTCGCGGACCGCTGGAACCCGATTCTCGACGTCTTCCAGGAGTGCGGCATCAAGTTCGCGCTCGAAGTCCATCCCACGGAAATCGCCTTCGACATCTACTCTGCCGAAGCCGCACTCAAGGCCCTCGACAACCGCGAAGAGTTCGGCTTCAACTTCGACCCCAGCCACCTCATCTGGCAGGGCGTCGATCCGGTTGAGTTCATCCGTTACTTCCCCGATCGCATCTATCATGCTCACATGAAAGACGCCTCGGTCACCCTCAACGGTCGCACCGGCATCCTGACCAGTCACCTCCCGTTCGGCGATCAGCGTCGCGGCTGGGACTTCCGCAGCGTCGGCCGTGGTGGCGTCCGCTTCGAAGAAATCATCCGCGCCCTCAACGACATCGGTTACGCCGGCCCCCTCTCCATCGAATGGGAAGACATGGGCATGAACCGCGAAATGGGTGCCCGCGAAGCCTGCCAGTTCACCAAGAACGTCGACTTCGCCCCCTCCGACATCGCCTTCGACGGCGCCTTCGGAGACTGA
- a CDS encoding 5-(carboxyamino)imidazole ribonucleotide synthase, with the protein MSELIPPGATLGMLGSGQLGRMFAIEARRLGYNVHVFSPERLTPTGQVADKEVVAEYDDLDAVAEFAKNVDVISFEFENVLSVTTDAASQYAPVRPGAHVLHVAQNRIREKSDLRDAGIPVTPFKVVKSVEELKAAIDELGCPAVLKSATSGYDGKGQVKIDAPEEAESAWKEVGADETILEAFIDYTCELSVVGVRGLDGEFAWYGPMKNDHANHILDISVFPSGQSEKVNKEAVEITRAVFERLDVVGVLCVEFFLTADERLMINEIAPRPHNSGHLTIDGHVSCQFEQQVRAICGLPLGSTQSLGPAAMANLLGDHWEPGPPDWSALKQFPDVKVHLYGKRESRIGRKMGHLTVLGETPEAAVERVKQARAAIFHG; encoded by the coding sequence ATGAGTGAGCTGATTCCCCCCGGAGCGACCCTGGGTATGCTGGGCAGCGGCCAGTTGGGCCGGATGTTCGCCATCGAAGCCCGCCGACTGGGTTATAACGTGCACGTCTTTTCTCCCGAGCGTCTGACCCCGACCGGCCAGGTAGCCGACAAGGAAGTGGTCGCCGAGTATGACGATCTGGACGCGGTCGCGGAGTTCGCGAAGAACGTGGATGTGATCTCGTTTGAATTCGAGAACGTGCTGTCGGTGACGACCGATGCCGCTTCGCAATATGCGCCGGTGCGTCCTGGCGCGCATGTACTACATGTGGCCCAGAACCGAATCCGGGAAAAGTCGGACCTGCGGGACGCGGGGATTCCGGTGACGCCATTCAAGGTGGTGAAGTCGGTGGAGGAACTGAAAGCCGCGATTGACGAACTGGGATGCCCGGCGGTGCTGAAGTCGGCGACGTCGGGATACGACGGCAAGGGGCAGGTGAAGATCGACGCGCCCGAAGAAGCAGAGTCGGCGTGGAAGGAAGTGGGTGCGGACGAGACGATTCTGGAAGCGTTCATCGATTACACGTGCGAGCTGTCGGTGGTGGGCGTACGGGGACTGGACGGCGAGTTCGCCTGGTATGGTCCGATGAAGAATGATCACGCGAACCATATTCTGGATATTTCGGTGTTTCCCTCCGGGCAGAGTGAGAAGGTTAACAAAGAAGCGGTTGAGATCACGCGGGCCGTATTTGAGCGGCTGGATGTGGTGGGCGTACTGTGCGTCGAGTTCTTTCTGACCGCAGACGAGCGGTTGATGATCAACGAGATTGCACCGCGGCCGCACAACTCGGGACACCTGACGATTGACGGGCACGTGTCGTGTCAGTTCGAGCAGCAGGTGCGGGCGATCTGCGGATTGCCGCTGGGTTCGACCCAATCACTGGGACCGGCGGCGATGGCAAACCTGCTGGGCGATCACTGGGAGCCGGGTCCGCCCGACTGGAGTGCGCTGAAGCAGTTCCCCGATGTGAAAGTGCATCTGTACGGCAAACGGGAATCGCGGATTGGTCGCAAGATGGGACACCTGACGGTGCTGGGCGAGACGCCCGAGGCAGCCGTCGAACGGGTGAAGCAGGCACGGGCCGCGATCTTTCACGGTTAG